Proteins from one Cervus canadensis isolate Bull #8, Minnesota chromosome 25, ASM1932006v1, whole genome shotgun sequence genomic window:
- the RAP1B gene encoding ras-related protein Rap-1b — protein MREYKLVVLGSGGVGKSALTVQFVQGIFVEKYDPTIEDSYRKQVEVDAQQCMLEILDTAGTEQFTAMRDLYMKNGQGFALVYSITAQSTFNDLQDLREQILRVKDTDDVPMILVGNKCDLEDERVVGKEQGQNLARQWNNCAFLESSAKSKINVNEIFYDLVRQINRKTPVPGKARKKSSCQLL, from the exons ATGCGTGAGTATAAGCTAGTCGTTCTTGGCTCGGGAGGCGTTGGAAAATCTGCTCTG ACTGTACAGTTTGTTCAAGgaatttttgttgaaaaatatgaTCCTACGATAGAAGATTCTTATAGAAAG CAAGTTGAAGTAGATGCACAGCAGTGTATGCTTGAAATCTTGGATACTGCAGGAACG GAACAATTCACAGCAATGAGGGATTTGTACATGAAAAATGGACAAGGCTTTGCGTTAGTTTATTCCATCACAGCACAGTCCACATTTAATGATTTACAAGATCTGAGAGAACAGATCCTTCGAGTTAAAGACACGGATGAT GTTCCAATGATTCTGGTTGGTAATAAGTGTGACTTGGAAGATGAAAGAGTTGTAGGAAAGGAACAAGGTCAAAATCTAGCAAGACAATGGAACAACTGTGCATTCTTAGAATCCTCtgcaaaatcaaaaataaatgttaatgag ATCTTTTATGACCTAGTGCGACAAATTAACAGAAAAACTCCAGTGCCTGGGAAGGCCCGCAAAAAGTCGTCATGTCAGCTGCTTTAA